Genomic window (Oscillospiraceae bacterium):
AGGATGTTGCAGCCTGGCTTACAAAATACGGTCTTACCGTTTGCGGTACTCACACCGGCTGGCAGGCTATTGAAAGCGATTTTGACGCAACTATCGCTTACCACAAAGCCATCGGTGCAAAACGTATAATTGTACCCGGTGCAGACACCTCTACAAAAAAATCTTTGGATGAATTCATCGATTTTGTAAATAAATATCAGCCCCTCGTAACAAAGGAAGGGTTGGAATTATTATACCACAATCACTCCCGTGAATTTCTCCCCAACAACGATGGAATCGTAGCTCATGAAGAACTTGAAAAGCGTACCGAAATTCTTTTTGAGATTGATACATACTGGGCTTTTGTTGCAAAAGCCGACCCCATCGCTCTTCTCGACAGACTCGGTAAGCGTGTCCCCGTTATTCATCTCAAGGACGGACTTGCCGACGGCACCGGAAAGTATCTGGGACAAGGCGAGGCACCTGTTGCAGCGGTACGAAAAAAGGCAATTGAACTCGGCTGTGACATTGTGGTTGAAAGCGAAGGTCTTCTCCCCAACGGTATTGAGGAAGTAACTCAATGCTTTAATTACCTTAAGACACTTGATTAAAAATACTTTGTACCAATACGGGCGCACGCTGTGCGTCCGTTTGGTGCGTTTGGAAAGAAGCTGAAAACATTGGTAAAAAAATACATAAACGATTTAAAAAAGGAATTCAAAGGCTATAATCTTTCAAGCCTTACCAAAGATATAATGGCAGGTCTTACGGTTTGTGCCGTAGCTCTGCCTCTCGCCATAGCATTCGGTGTAGGCTCCGGTGCCGATGCCGCCGCGGGGCTCATTACTGCCATTCTTTCAGGTATAGTAATGAGCCTTTTGTCGGGCGCATCCTTCCAGATATCCGGTCCTACCGGCGCCATGACAGCGGTGCTCATGGTTATAGTT
Coding sequences:
- a CDS encoding sugar phosphate isomerase/epimerase, with protein sequence MVKNMNYGLQLYSIRDITPKDFEGALKKVSEIGYKMVEPAGFFGHDAKDVAAWLTKYGLTVCGTHTGWQAIESDFDATIAYHKAIGAKRIIVPGADTSTKKSLDEFIDFVNKYQPLVTKEGLELLYHNHSREFLPNNDGIVAHEELEKRTEILFEIDTYWAFVAKADPIALLDRLGKRVPVIHLKDGLADGTGKYLGQGEAPVAAVRKKAIELGCDIVVESEGLLPNGIEEVTQCFNYLKTLD